In a single window of the Anaerocolumna cellulosilytica genome:
- a CDS encoding HD-GYP domain-containing protein → MRFLSIDSVAAGSKLGKPLYSEQGIVLLRENAELTENILSRLKTMGFTGLYIEDDISEGIIIQDIVDERLRMEAASRLENIVNSNGNIEEMAPLISDIVDNIIHNKDVEVNMKHMWGHHEYTYLHCVNVGILAVCVGIKLNFSRDELLCLGAAGILHDIGKKFIPIEILDKQGKLTDEEFDIIKNHPELGYGILASAIELSSITKVGILEHHERYDGSGYPRGLRGDEITVFGRILAVADTYDAMTSDRAYRNAFSPSETVEYLMGNGNKLYDSAIIDTFIRCVTIYPVGTCVELSDGTQGIIIKNYSDCVLRPVIRNLTTKKLVDLKNDKDYYNICISKLIV, encoded by the coding sequence ATGAGATTTCTTTCTATAGATAGTGTGGCAGCGGGATCTAAACTAGGAAAGCCCCTGTATAGCGAACAGGGAATTGTGCTCTTGAGGGAAAATGCAGAACTGACAGAAAACATTTTGAGCCGATTAAAGACAATGGGATTTACAGGACTATATATTGAGGATGATATATCAGAAGGAATAATCATTCAAGATATAGTGGATGAAAGACTTCGCATGGAAGCTGCCTCTAGATTGGAAAATATCGTAAATAGCAATGGTAATATAGAAGAGATGGCACCTCTAATTTCGGATATTGTGGATAATATTATTCATAATAAGGATGTTGAGGTAAATATGAAGCATATGTGGGGACATCATGAATATACTTATCTGCATTGTGTAAATGTTGGGATATTGGCAGTGTGTGTTGGTATAAAGCTGAACTTCAGTCGTGATGAACTGTTATGTCTTGGAGCAGCAGGAATTCTTCACGATATTGGAAAAAAATTCATTCCTATAGAGATATTAGACAAGCAGGGAAAGTTGACAGATGAGGAATTTGACATTATTAAAAACCACCCGGAACTAGGTTACGGAATACTTGCCAGTGCGATTGAATTAAGCAGCATAACGAAGGTGGGAATTTTGGAACATCACGAACGATATGATGGTTCCGGTTATCCGAGAGGTCTAAGAGGTGATGAAATAACCGTATTTGGAAGAATTTTAGCAGTAGCGGATACCTATGATGCCATGACTTCAGACAGAGCCTATAGGAATGCGTTTTCTCCTTCTGAGACTGTAGAATATCTCATGGGCAATGGCAACAAACTTTATGATTCTGCTATCATTGATACTTTTATTCGCTGTGTAACAATTTATCCCGTTGGAACCTGTGTAGAATTAAGTGACGGTACGCAGGGGATTATTATTAAAAACTACTCGGACTGCGTATTAAGACCTGTAATTCGAAATTTAACCACCAAAAAATTAGTAGACTTAAAAAATGATAAAGATTATTATAATATTTGCATATCGAAATTAATCGTTTAA
- a CDS encoding response regulator, translated as MLKIVIVDDEKPTLCLLNNLIKNIEGMEVIGKYTLPSEAYVGILTLKPDIVFMDIEMPGMNGIELAGKLLEKDEDLQIVYVTAHKHYALDIFKVNSINFIMKPINPEELTKTVIRLAKFKGIRQNNIEEKNYIKCFGTFEIRAKNGSNIKLTSKKSAELLAYFILNRNLQIEKWKIGEALWPENNENHVTSNFHTTLFRLRKTIEMFCSFINITSIKGSKDGYCCQLQNVDCDLIQFDNFYTKNLPLNAETIGEYEIISQLCKGELFEDFNYEWCYPYKQKYISRMVKVLEETADYFTKTKQYERALSYLYTSLKLDKFNESTNHKIMKIYYEQKDKNKLLKHFQSFQHVLENELNVPVEGENMRIYQKYILQ; from the coding sequence ATGCTAAAAATAGTTATTGTAGATGATGAAAAACCTACACTATGTCTATTAAACAATTTAATAAAAAATATAGAAGGTATGGAAGTTATCGGTAAATATACCTTACCATCTGAAGCGTATGTAGGTATCTTGACATTAAAACCGGATATTGTCTTCATGGATATTGAAATGCCGGGTATGAATGGAATCGAATTAGCAGGCAAATTGTTAGAAAAAGATGAAGACCTGCAAATAGTCTATGTTACTGCCCATAAGCATTATGCATTAGACATTTTTAAAGTAAATTCTATTAATTTTATTATGAAACCGATTAATCCTGAGGAGCTAACAAAAACAGTAATACGCCTTGCAAAATTTAAAGGAATTCGGCAAAACAACATAGAAGAGAAAAATTATATAAAATGTTTTGGAACCTTTGAAATTAGAGCAAAGAATGGTTCTAACATCAAATTAACCTCGAAAAAATCGGCAGAACTTTTAGCCTATTTTATTTTGAATCGAAATCTGCAAATCGAAAAATGGAAAATCGGAGAAGCTTTATGGCCTGAGAATAACGAAAATCATGTTACTAGTAATTTTCACACAACCCTTTTTCGATTACGTAAAACAATTGAAATGTTTTGCAGTTTTATTAACATTACTTCAATAAAGGGGAGCAAGGATGGATATTGCTGCCAGTTGCAGAATGTAGACTGTGATTTGATACAGTTTGACAATTTTTATACAAAAAATCTTCCTCTTAATGCCGAAACGATTGGGGAATATGAAATAATCAGTCAGCTTTGTAAAGGAGAATTGTTCGAAGATTTTAATTATGAATGGTGTTATCCCTACAAGCAAAAGTATATTTCACGTATGGTAAAGGTATTAGAAGAAACTGCTGATTACTTCACTAAAACAAAACAATATGAAAGAGCTTTAAGCTATTTGTATACAAGTCTGAAATTAGATAAGTTCAATGAAAGTACCAATCATAAAATAATGAAAATATACTACGAGCAAAAAGATAAAAACAAATTGTTAAAACATTTTCAATCCTTTCAGCATGTCTTGGAAAATGAACTAAATGTTCCGGTTGAAGGGGAAAATATGAGAATATATCAAAAGTATATCTTACAATAA
- the glnA gene encoding type I glutamate--ammonia ligase, translating to MSHYSKQDIIRMVEEEDVEFIRLQFTDIFGNLKNVAVTTSQLDKVLDNKCMFDGSSIEGFVRIEESDMYLYPDLDTFEIFPWRPQQGKVARFICDVYRPDGTPFEGDPRYILKKVVQEAKELGYTFNVGPECEFFLFNSKDNGEPSTESLEQGGYFDVGPLDNGENARREMVLTLEDMGFTVEASHHEVAPAQHEIDFKYDHALKTADNIMTFKLVVRTIAKRHGLHATFMPKPKFGINGSGMHVNMSLSKDGKNIFDDPNGKLGLSQDAYHFIAGIMRHMEGMAAITNPLVNSYKRLVPGYEAPVYIAWSATNRSPLIRIPAARGSSARVELRCPDPAANPYLALAVCLAAGLDGIKNKLTPPDSVDKNIFVMTQEEKASLGIKSLPVNLKEALVALEQNQLIKDVLGEHTTKKYLEAKYLEWNQYELQVSQWEIDQYLHRI from the coding sequence ATGAGTCATTATTCAAAACAAGATATCATAAGGATGGTTGAAGAAGAGGATGTTGAATTTATCAGACTGCAATTTACGGATATATTCGGCAACTTAAAGAATGTGGCGGTTACTACTAGCCAACTCGATAAAGTACTGGACAATAAATGCATGTTTGATGGGTCTTCTATTGAAGGATTTGTACGCATCGAAGAATCGGATATGTATTTATATCCAGATTTAGACACCTTTGAAATCTTCCCATGGAGGCCACAACAAGGTAAGGTTGCCAGATTCATATGTGACGTATACAGACCGGATGGAACACCCTTTGAAGGCGACCCAAGATATATTCTTAAGAAGGTAGTACAAGAGGCCAAGGAATTAGGTTATACCTTTAACGTAGGTCCGGAATGTGAATTTTTCTTATTTAATTCGAAGGACAATGGAGAACCCAGTACAGAATCCCTTGAACAGGGTGGTTACTTTGATGTGGGGCCATTAGATAATGGCGAAAATGCCAGACGTGAAATGGTATTAACTTTGGAGGATATGGGCTTTACTGTTGAAGCTTCTCATCATGAAGTAGCGCCGGCGCAGCATGAGATAGATTTTAAATACGACCATGCTTTAAAAACCGCTGATAACATTATGACCTTTAAACTGGTAGTTAGAACTATTGCAAAAAGACATGGACTTCATGCAACCTTTATGCCAAAACCCAAATTTGGTATTAATGGTTCAGGTATGCACGTGAATATGTCTCTAAGTAAAGATGGAAAAAATATATTTGATGACCCCAATGGTAAGCTGGGTTTAAGCCAGGATGCTTACCACTTTATAGCAGGTATCATGAGACATATGGAGGGGATGGCTGCCATAACCAATCCTTTAGTAAACTCTTATAAGAGATTAGTACCAGGATATGAAGCACCGGTTTATATTGCCTGGTCAGCAACGAACAGAAGTCCATTAATACGTATTCCGGCAGCAAGAGGCAGTAGTGCAAGAGTGGAACTGAGATGTCCGGACCCGGCAGCAAATCCATATTTAGCGTTGGCGGTATGCCTTGCAGCAGGACTTGATGGTATTAAGAACAAATTAACACCTCCGGACAGTGTAGACAAAAATATATTTGTAATGACACAGGAAGAAAAGGCTTCTCTTGGAATAAAGAGTCTTCCGGTTAATTTAAAAGAAGCTTTAGTAGCACTGGAACAGAACCAACTCATAAAAGACGTACTAGGTGAACATACAACTAAGAAGTATCTGGAAGCTAAATATCTGGAATGGAATCAGTATGAGCTTCAGGTTTCACAGTGGGAAATCGATCAATACTTACATCGCATTTAA
- a CDS encoding ferritin, translating into MLKPEVVRLLNEQINKEFYSAYLYMDMANYYADQSLNGFENWFFVQMQEERDHALLFRQYLLNNGESVILSEIAAPFKKYENFREPLVEALEHEQYVTASINAIYEEAYINKDFRTMQFLDWFIKEQGEEEKNADDNIKKFDLFAGDPKGLYMLDNELKARVYAAPSLVLE; encoded by the coding sequence ATGTTGAAACCTGAAGTAGTAAGATTACTGAACGAACAGATTAACAAAGAATTTTATTCGGCCTATCTCTATATGGATATGGCAAACTACTACGCAGACCAAAGTTTAAACGGTTTTGAGAACTGGTTCTTTGTTCAGATGCAGGAAGAAAGAGACCATGCATTGTTATTCCGTCAATACCTTTTAAACAATGGAGAATCTGTAATATTGTCGGAGATAGCAGCTCCTTTTAAAAAGTATGAAAACTTTCGGGAGCCATTAGTGGAAGCCTTAGAACATGAGCAGTACGTAACAGCTTCTATTAATGCTATATATGAAGAAGCATATATAAACAAAGATTTCCGTACTATGCAGTTTTTAGATTGGTTTATTAAAGAGCAAGGTGAAGAAGAGAAGAATGCGGATGATAACATCAAAAAATTTGATTTATTTGCAGGAGACCCAAAAGGCTTATACATGCTTGATAATGAATTAAAAGCAAGAGTATACGCGGCACCTTCCCTTGTATTAGAATAA
- a CDS encoding amidohydrolase — MLIIKNGKIVTMAGKTFESGCLVVENEKIVSIEERLTISPKAEDIVIDATGMWVLPGLIDAHCHIGITEEKKGMEGDDCNETTLPVTPYLRALDAINPLDPAFHNAIQAGITSVMVGPGSSNVVGGQFLFMKTHGRIIDKMTLLEPAAMKVSFGENPKASYKDLNKPPSSRMTIAAMLREELFNAAKYKLKKEKAKESGEEFEEDFRSEAWLPVLDRKIPLKAHVHRADDIMTAIRIAKEYKLMLTLDHCTEGHIIDDEIKESGFPAIVGPDMACRNKLEIENADFKTAGVLAEKGVEVAITTDHPVTLIQYLPVCAGFAAKKGLGLEGGLKAITINAAKICNVAKHVGSLEVGKDADIAIFTGNPMEVFTHTVYTIINGKIIYQWADERHENRSYTN, encoded by the coding sequence ATGCTCATTATAAAGAATGGTAAAATAGTAACAATGGCAGGAAAGACTTTTGAGTCAGGCTGCCTTGTAGTAGAAAATGAGAAAATAGTTTCAATAGAAGAAAGATTGACTATCTCCCCAAAAGCAGAGGATATAGTAATTGATGCTACTGGAATGTGGGTACTGCCAGGCTTAATTGATGCCCATTGCCATATAGGTATTACGGAAGAAAAAAAAGGAATGGAGGGCGATGATTGTAATGAGACTACATTACCGGTAACCCCATATTTAAGGGCGCTTGATGCCATCAATCCATTAGATCCGGCTTTTCATAATGCAATACAGGCAGGAATTACATCTGTTATGGTAGGTCCAGGAAGTTCCAATGTTGTTGGGGGACAATTTTTATTTATGAAAACGCACGGCAGAATCATTGATAAAATGACACTCTTAGAGCCGGCAGCTATGAAGGTATCTTTTGGAGAGAATCCAAAAGCCTCTTATAAAGACTTAAATAAACCACCTTCCTCCAGAATGACAATAGCAGCTATGCTGCGGGAAGAGCTATTTAATGCAGCTAAATATAAATTAAAGAAAGAAAAGGCCAAGGAGAGTGGGGAAGAATTTGAGGAAGACTTTCGGAGTGAAGCCTGGCTGCCGGTTTTGGATCGAAAGATTCCGTTAAAGGCACATGTGCATCGTGCAGATGATATCATGACAGCTATAAGAATTGCAAAAGAATACAAACTTATGCTGACATTAGATCATTGTACGGAAGGACATATTATTGATGATGAAATTAAAGAAAGTGGTTTTCCAGCTATTGTTGGGCCTGATATGGCGTGCAGAAATAAATTGGAAATCGAAAATGCAGATTTCAAGACAGCAGGAGTGTTAGCGGAGAAAGGTGTTGAAGTAGCAATCACTACGGATCATCCGGTTACTTTAATCCAATACCTGCCGGTATGTGCCGGTTTTGCTGCAAAAAAGGGGTTAGGCTTGGAAGGCGGATTAAAAGCGATTACTATTAATGCTGCAAAAATTTGCAATGTTGCCAAGCATGTAGGCAGCTTAGAAGTTGGAAAAGATGCAGATATTGCTATATTTACAGGTAACCCCATGGAGGTATTCACCCATACTGTGTACACAATCATTAATGGAAAAATTATATACCAGTGGGCGGATGAGAGACATGAAAATCGTTCATACACAAATTGA
- a CDS encoding ABC transporter substrate-binding protein: MKKMKKAIAISLIAILASTSLSGCGTKETSSGDKVYRIGVSQLVEHAALDASYQGFVDALKEAGYVDGEKIKIDYQNAQNDLANTNTIATKLVNDGNDLLLGIATPSAQALVNATKDIPILVTAVTDPVVSGLIASNEAPGGNVSGTSDLTPVKEQMDLLVKLLPDAKKIAILYSSSESNSKIQAEMAKEAATALGLETMDATVSNTNEIQQVVESLISKVDAIYAPTDNMIASSMTTVSQVANVNNLPIICGEAGMVEKGGLATYGIDYYQLGVLTGKQAVKLIEGTAKTADMPIEYLSAEECTLTINEEVAKQLGIEIPEDLQQK, encoded by the coding sequence ATGAAAAAAATGAAAAAAGCAATTGCGATCTCATTAATAGCAATTTTGGCAAGTACATCTCTTTCAGGTTGTGGAACAAAGGAGACGAGTTCAGGGGATAAGGTATATCGTATCGGAGTAAGCCAGTTAGTGGAACATGCTGCACTGGATGCATCCTATCAGGGATTTGTAGATGCTCTAAAAGAGGCTGGTTATGTAGACGGAGAAAAAATTAAAATTGATTATCAGAATGCGCAAAATGATTTGGCAAATACCAATACCATTGCAACAAAATTAGTAAATGACGGAAATGACTTGCTTTTAGGGATAGCAACACCTTCCGCGCAGGCACTTGTTAATGCCACGAAGGATATACCGATTCTGGTAACCGCAGTAACGGATCCGGTTGTTTCTGGTTTGATTGCTTCTAATGAAGCTCCCGGGGGAAATGTATCCGGTACTTCTGATTTAACGCCGGTAAAAGAGCAGATGGATTTGTTGGTTAAGTTGCTTCCGGATGCGAAAAAGATAGCAATACTTTATTCTTCCAGTGAAAGCAATTCAAAAATTCAGGCTGAAATGGCAAAAGAAGCAGCCACTGCTTTGGGACTTGAGACTATGGATGCAACGGTATCTAATACGAATGAAATCCAACAGGTAGTAGAATCCCTAATTAGTAAGGTCGATGCTATATATGCTCCCACTGATAATATGATTGCCTCCTCTATGACAACGGTATCTCAGGTTGCCAATGTGAATAACCTGCCGATAATCTGTGGTGAGGCAGGAATGGTAGAAAAAGGGGGACTTGCAACCTATGGAATCGATTATTATCAGTTAGGTGTCCTTACGGGCAAACAGGCGGTTAAGCTTATTGAAGGGACTGCAAAAACAGCAGACATGCCTATTGAATATCTATCTGCAGAGGAATGTACATTGACAATCAATGAGGAAGTTGCAAAACAACTTGGCATTGAGATTCCGGAAGATTTACAACAAAAATAA
- a CDS encoding ABC transporter ATP-binding protein produces MLSINNLYKTFNPGTINEKTVLNGLNLELRPSDFVSIIGGNGAGKSTMLNMIAGVHFADEGVITLDDVDITRLSEFKRAKYLGRVFQDPMLGTAADMEIEENLALAYRRGKRRNFSWGITKKEKEEYVELLKTLDLGLETRLTSKVGLLSGGQRQALTLLMATLKSPKLLLLDEHTAALDPKTARKVLELTEQIIAKNSLTALMVTHNMKNAIEYGNRLIMMHEGRVIYDVSGEEKKKLEVKDLLAKFESASGGEFANDRMILA; encoded by the coding sequence ATGTTATCTATTAATAATTTGTATAAAACCTTTAATCCGGGTACTATTAATGAAAAAACAGTATTAAATGGGTTGAATTTGGAGTTACGACCTTCTGATTTTGTTTCCATTATAGGAGGAAATGGAGCTGGTAAGTCTACTATGCTTAATATGATTGCTGGTGTTCATTTTGCTGATGAGGGCGTTATTACGCTGGACGATGTCGATATAACTAGACTTTCAGAATTTAAGAGAGCGAAGTATTTGGGCAGGGTTTTTCAGGACCCAATGCTTGGAACAGCAGCAGATATGGAGATAGAAGAGAATCTTGCTCTGGCTTATAGAAGGGGAAAAAGAAGAAACTTTAGTTGGGGGATAACCAAGAAAGAAAAAGAAGAATATGTAGAGCTTCTAAAAACTCTTGACTTAGGTCTGGAAACCAGACTAACATCAAAAGTAGGGCTTTTATCAGGTGGACAAAGACAGGCTTTGACCTTGCTAATGGCAACATTGAAAAGTCCTAAGTTGTTATTACTCGATGAGCATACAGCGGCTCTCGATCCTAAAACGGCCAGAAAGGTACTGGAATTAACAGAGCAGATTATTGCGAAAAATTCCCTGACAGCTTTAATGGTAACCCACAATATGAAGAATGCTATTGAGTACGGTAATCGTTTAATAATGATGCATGAAGGACGTGTTATTTATGATGTATCTGGTGAGGAAAAGAAAAAACTGGAAGTAAAAGACTTACTGGCCAAATTCGAAAGTGCCAGTGGTGGTGAATTCGCTAATGACCGTATGATATTAGCCTAG
- a CDS encoding GGDEF domain-containing protein: protein MYKTTEMRKKIFRWINIMGITVSVLCVIGNIITSYPAISNLKWIYLFILSFMTMKKTKKLHSSYWQLFFTLNIILIILPIGWFNGGKGNTNSTAYLFLIIIGITFLFEKKARALLLFILSLMVGALFYIEYKYPTLLMDYSEELLFRDRMIQLPLTLTAGYLLLRQFANTYIEEQHKLNLYSRRLQEANKKLESLANKDTLTDIYNRRAFDIKLRGIIRSKEQLEKEIYIILFDIDLFKEINDTHGHNAGDNVLCSVAEKFISQLSETDFFSRWGGDEFAIIYYGKQEEVISVIGLLNQKLSEIELPGKHRVTISMGITMVKESDSINEVFKRVDDGLYKSKENGRNQYTFV from the coding sequence ATGTATAAAACTACAGAAATGCGTAAAAAAATATTTCGTTGGATTAATATAATGGGAATTACCGTTTCCGTTCTTTGTGTTATAGGGAATATAATAACGTCATATCCGGCCATATCTAATCTTAAATGGATATATCTATTTATATTATCTTTTATGACTATGAAAAAAACTAAAAAACTTCATAGTAGTTATTGGCAGCTTTTTTTTACCTTAAATATTATACTCATAATTTTGCCTATCGGCTGGTTTAATGGGGGAAAAGGTAATACAAATTCAACTGCCTATTTGTTCTTAATCATAATAGGCATTACATTTTTGTTCGAAAAAAAGGCAAGGGCATTACTTTTATTTATTCTTAGTCTGATGGTAGGCGCCCTGTTTTATATAGAGTATAAATATCCTACACTCTTAATGGATTACAGTGAGGAACTATTGTTCCGTGACAGAATGATACAGCTCCCCCTAACTTTAACAGCAGGATATCTGTTATTAAGACAATTTGCCAACACCTATATAGAGGAACAGCATAAACTGAATCTATATAGCCGCAGACTACAGGAAGCGAATAAGAAACTGGAAAGTCTGGCTAATAAAGATACACTGACTGATATCTATAACCGCAGAGCATTTGATATTAAGCTTCGTGGAATTATACGTAGTAAGGAGCAGCTTGAAAAAGAAATATATATAATTTTATTTGATATTGATTTATTTAAAGAAATTAATGATACTCATGGACATAATGCCGGAGACAATGTTTTGTGCAGTGTGGCAGAAAAATTTATTAGTCAGTTGTCGGAAACAGATTTTTTTTCCAGGTGGGGAGGAGATGAATTTGCCATTATATATTATGGCAAACAGGAAGAAGTTATAAGTGTAATTGGATTATTAAATCAAAAGCTGTCAGAAATTGAACTTCCGGGAAAGCATAGGGTAACCATCAGTATGGGAATCACTATGGTGAAAGAAAGCGATAGTATTAATGAAGTATTTAAGAGGGTTGATGACGGTTTATATAAATCAAAAGAAAACGGCAGAAACCAGTATACTTTTGTCTAG
- a CDS encoding ANTAR domain-containing response regulator, protein MLSIIIAFPKIDDANNMKNALIRNGFEVNAICTTGAQVVSIANELDDGIVICGYRFSDMHYSELNNYLPKGFEMLLIASATKLEECTDNNIVCLSMPIKMHDLLNTLQMMSYNYVRRKKKEKDKPKLRSQEDKAVITKAKLVLMERNNMTEDEAHRYIQKNSMDSGTNMVEMAEMILSLM, encoded by the coding sequence GTGTTGAGTATAATAATAGCTTTCCCTAAGATTGATGATGCTAACAATATGAAAAATGCCCTAATTAGAAACGGTTTTGAGGTAAATGCCATCTGTACCACCGGGGCCCAAGTGGTAAGCATTGCAAATGAATTAGATGACGGAATTGTAATATGCGGTTACCGTTTTTCAGATATGCATTATAGTGAATTAAATAATTATCTCCCTAAAGGGTTTGAAATGCTTCTGATTGCATCTGCCACTAAGTTGGAAGAATGTACAGATAACAACATTGTCTGTCTTAGTATGCCTATCAAGATGCATGACTTATTGAATACTTTACAGATGATGAGTTATAATTATGTAAGGCGCAAAAAGAAAGAAAAAGACAAACCGAAGCTCAGATCACAAGAAGATAAAGCCGTGATTACCAAAGCTAAGCTAGTTCTTATGGAACGAAATAATATGACAGAGGATGAGGCACACCGATACATACAGAAAAACAGTATGGACAGTGGAACCAACATGGTAGAAATGGCTGAAATGATATTAAGCTTAATGTAG
- a CDS encoding Spo0E family sporulation regulatory protein-aspartic acid phosphatase, with translation MIKTHKNDRKQLQEDVPEICYSSSNIQYFHIEKLRLNLHKMINHNGGIMDDDEIVKLGQRFDEVVIEYYNDKVYKNKDSGYHK, from the coding sequence ATGATAAAAACGCACAAAAATGACAGAAAACAATTGCAGGAAGATGTACCAGAAATATGTTATTCTAGTTCTAATATACAGTATTTCCATATTGAGAAACTTCGCTTGAACCTACACAAAATGATAAACCATAATGGAGGGATTATGGATGATGATGAAATTGTAAAGTTGGGACAGCGGTTCGACGAAGTAGTTATTGAATACTATAATGACAAAGTGTACAAAAACAAAGATTCAGGGTATCACAAGTAA
- a CDS encoding ABC transporter permease, with product MNIAAIFLAMLGAVSQGMFWAILAVGVYVAFRILNFADLTSEGSFALGGSVCALLIVGFGWNPFISLLISLLAGMLSGVITGVLHTKLKIPAILSGILTMIALYSVNLRIMGQSNTPLLGETTILTIIKSLLPSATELGIQDSVLQNIISIGIGLVFSILVIVILYWFFGTEIGCVVRATGNNEAMVRAQGASTDLTKILGLAIGNGLIALSGGLVAQTQGFADVTMGVGAIVTGLASIVIGEVIFHRRRSFASKLIAIVVGSILYRVIIAIVLQLGLNTNDLKLLTAVLVAVALSVPVLRKQKVRPRREVG from the coding sequence ATGAATATAGCAGCAATATTTCTGGCAATGCTAGGAGCTGTGTCACAAGGAATGTTTTGGGCTATACTGGCTGTAGGTGTTTATGTGGCATTTCGGATTTTGAATTTTGCGGATTTAACCAGTGAAGGCAGCTTTGCTTTAGGGGGAAGTGTCTGCGCATTATTAATAGTAGGATTTGGGTGGAATCCGTTTATCAGTTTATTGATATCTTTACTTGCAGGTATGCTTTCAGGAGTAATTACCGGTGTGCTTCATACGAAATTAAAGATTCCTGCAATTCTCTCAGGAATATTAACCATGATAGCACTTTATTCAGTTAACCTTAGAATAATGGGACAATCCAACACGCCTCTTCTTGGAGAAACTACGATTCTTACCATTATTAAATCTTTACTTCCATCTGCAACGGAGCTTGGCATACAGGATTCTGTTCTTCAGAATATTATATCAATTGGTATTGGTCTGGTATTTTCTATTCTGGTAATAGTTATTTTATATTGGTTTTTTGGTACAGAAATTGGATGCGTCGTGAGAGCTACCGGTAATAATGAAGCCATGGTAAGAGCACAGGGGGCAAGCACAGACCTCACCAAAATTCTTGGTCTGGCAATTGGTAATGGTTTAATAGCTTTATCTGGTGGTCTGGTTGCCCAGACTCAAGGCTTTGCAGATGTAACTATGGGGGTGGGTGCCATTGTAACCGGTTTAGCCTCTATTGTAATTGGAGAGGTTATTTTTCACCGTAGACGTTCCTTTGCCAGCAAGTTAATTGCAATAGTTGTTGGTTCCATTCTATACCGTGTCATCATTGCAATTGTATTACAACTTGGTTTAAATACAAATGACTTGAAGTTGTTGACAGCAGTATTGGTCGCTGTAGCTTTATCTGTACCGGTATTAAGGAAGCAAAAGGTAAGACCCAGAAGGGAGGTTGGCTAA
- a CDS encoding helix-turn-helix domain-containing protein — MDIGKKIRRLRLENNLSQIDLAHILGVSKSTMSNYERNFSTPDPDTLVKLTTYFNVSIDYIFSGADTIAQYEALKESSSYNNGSSSINKDEGKVIQYYRRLSEEHKDYIKGQMVHLLMQENSQKKDLPGFEDPKTNPN; from the coding sequence TTGGATATTGGTAAAAAAATCAGACGACTTCGACTAGAGAATAATCTAAGTCAAATAGACCTGGCTCACATACTTGGAGTCAGTAAGTCTACTATGTCAAATTATGAACGCAATTTTAGTACCCCAGACCCAGATACTTTGGTAAAACTAACAACTTATTTTAATGTCTCCATTGATTACATATTCAGCGGTGCTGATACGATTGCCCAATATGAGGCCTTAAAGGAGTCTTCCTCCTATAATAACGGAAGTTCTTCCATTAATAAGGATGAGGGTAAAGTAATTCAATATTATAGGCGTTTAAGCGAGGAGCATAAGGATTATATCAAAGGTCAGATGGTACATCTGCTCATGCAGGAAAATTCGCAGAAAAAAGATCTTCCGGGGTTTGAAGATCCAAAAACGAATCCGAACTAA
- a CDS encoding helix-turn-helix domain-containing protein: MDIGKKIRSLRQQNGLSQVSLADIIGVSKSTMSNYERNFSTPDPEVLLKLADYFNVSIDFLFSHQDFGFQSDLTKESVTYANSSFNKDESNALTYYNRLSDENKDYIKGLMIQLYRRENNIQSDFPKIKTKEGKTSP; this comes from the coding sequence TTGGATATTGGCAAAAAAATTCGTTCTTTAAGACAACAAAATGGATTATCTCAAGTATCTTTGGCTGATATTATTGGAGTCAGCAAGTCTACCATGTCTAATTATGAACGCAATTTTAGTACACCTGACCCTGAAGTTCTATTAAAACTGGCAGATTATTTTAATGTTTCCATTGATTTTCTTTTTAGTCATCAGGATTTTGGTTTTCAAAGTGATTTAACAAAAGAATCTGTTACTTATGCTAACAGCTCTTTTAATAAAGATGAAAGTAATGCTCTAACTTATTACAATCGTCTAAGTGATGAAAATAAAGATTACATAAAAGGATTAATGATACAACTTTACCGTAGAGAAAACAATATTCAAAGTGATTTCCCAAAAATCAAAACAAAAGAGGGAAAGACTTCCCCCTAA